The proteins below are encoded in one region of Alistipes indistinctus YIT 12060:
- the ychF gene encoding redox-regulated ATPase YchF: MALQCGIVGLPNVGKSTLFNSLSNAKAQAANFPFCTIEPNVGVITVPDERLVNLAKIDNPKKVIPTTIEIVDIAGLVKGASKGEGLGNKFLANIRETDAIIHVLRCFENDNITHVDGTIDPVRDKEIIDTELQLKDLETIESRIAKVQKQAVTGEKSAKRLFEIFQQYKNVLEQGRSARTVVLDKEDRKLVRDLHLLTDKPVLYVCNVDEKSAVNGNAHVDAVREAIKEENAELLIVAAATEADIAELETYEERQMFLEEAGLTESGVSRLIRSAYTLLNLETYFTTGPDETRAWTYTKGMKAPQAAGIIHTDFEKGFIRAEVIKYADYTALGSEKACREAGKISVEGKEYVVQDGDIMHFLFNV; the protein is encoded by the coding sequence ATGGCTCTACAATGCGGCATCGTAGGACTGCCCAACGTCGGCAAGTCGACACTCTTCAACTCGCTTTCGAATGCAAAGGCACAGGCGGCGAACTTCCCTTTCTGTACGATCGAACCCAATGTGGGGGTTATCACCGTTCCCGACGAACGGTTGGTCAACCTCGCCAAGATCGATAATCCGAAGAAGGTGATCCCGACTACCATCGAGATCGTGGACATCGCCGGACTGGTCAAGGGCGCTTCGAAAGGCGAGGGTCTCGGCAACAAGTTCCTTGCGAATATCCGCGAAACCGACGCGATCATCCATGTGCTGCGCTGTTTCGAAAACGATAACATCACGCATGTGGACGGCACCATCGACCCGGTGCGCGACAAAGAGATCATCGACACCGAACTGCAGCTCAAGGACCTCGAAACGATCGAGAGCCGCATTGCGAAAGTGCAGAAACAGGCCGTCACGGGAGAAAAATCCGCCAAACGCCTTTTCGAAATTTTCCAACAATACAAAAACGTCCTCGAACAGGGCAGGAGCGCACGCACGGTCGTACTCGACAAGGAAGACCGCAAACTGGTACGGGATCTGCACCTGCTGACCGACAAACCGGTGCTTTACGTCTGCAACGTCGACGAGAAGAGCGCCGTAAACGGGAATGCCCATGTAGACGCGGTACGGGAGGCGATCAAGGAAGAAAATGCGGAACTGCTGATCGTGGCAGCGGCGACCGAAGCCGATATTGCAGAGTTGGAAACCTACGAAGAACGGCAAATGTTCCTCGAAGAGGCGGGACTCACCGAATCGGGCGTCAGCCGCCTGATCCGCTCGGCCTATACGCTGCTGAACCTCGAAACCTATTTTACCACGGGTCCCGACGAGACCCGGGCATGGACCTACACGAAAGGGATGAAAGCCCCGCAGGCGGCAGGCATTATCCACACCGACTTTGAAAAGGGATTTATCCGCGCCGAGGTGATCAAATACGCCGACTACACCGCACTGGGCTCGGAAAAAGCCTGCCGGGAAGCGGGCAAAATCTCCGTGGAGGGCAAAGAGTACGTCGTGCAGGACGGCGACATCATGCACTTCCTGTTCAACGTCTGA
- a CDS encoding sugar-transfer associated ATP-grasp domain-containing protein yields MLKKYLYFFIKKSSERQHRAYYRDYYRAEYAEFERCADKKSPARIRREMRCLQRYWKTYPFQYIRYRLYRKDCPLSMEQMKAYIPDYFAYFLFYPQSFNERNVLCEDKRLFASLCRGYGINHPRVLLSVSDGVLFDGGENPCTVERVLARIQASGVGRLFVKPTFGVGGKGIEVFDLREGRYLRTPDGRLLDAAYVEELKGDEWIVEEGLVPHPEMAAIYPHAICTFRIVTRNEKNSVSILFSLLRVGQGAMQVDNASSGGLYMQVDAVTGKFAARAYAFDGRVHEKHPDTGFVFGDYTFPYWEELSRFVTLSAQKLNKIKYIGWDIAYTPDGPVVIEANNGPGVSILQDSYGGLRDAFGIRNPKDYWFASNYALKNL; encoded by the coding sequence ATGTTGAAAAAATACCTCTATTTTTTTATTAAAAAGAGTTCGGAGCGTCAGCACCGGGCGTATTACCGGGATTACTACCGGGCGGAATATGCGGAATTCGAACGATGTGCGGACAAGAAAAGTCCGGCGCGGATCCGCAGGGAGATGCGCTGTTTGCAGCGCTATTGGAAAACCTATCCGTTCCAGTATATCCGTTACCGTCTCTACCGCAAGGACTGTCCGCTTTCGATGGAGCAGATGAAGGCCTATATCCCCGATTATTTTGCCTATTTCCTTTTCTATCCGCAGTCATTCAACGAACGGAACGTGCTGTGCGAAGACAAGCGGCTTTTTGCGTCGCTGTGCCGGGGGTATGGGATCAACCATCCCCGGGTGTTGTTATCCGTCAGCGATGGGGTATTGTTCGACGGAGGGGAAAATCCCTGCACGGTTGAACGGGTGTTGGCCCGGATTCAGGCTTCCGGTGTGGGCCGGCTGTTCGTCAAACCGACTTTCGGTGTGGGCGGTAAGGGAATCGAAGTGTTCGATCTGCGTGAAGGGAGGTATTTGCGCACGCCGGACGGGCGCCTTTTGGATGCGGCGTATGTGGAAGAGTTGAAAGGAGACGAGTGGATCGTCGAAGAGGGCTTGGTCCCTCATCCCGAGATGGCTGCCATTTATCCGCATGCGATCTGTACGTTTCGGATCGTTACCAGGAACGAGAAAAACAGCGTGTCGATCCTGTTCTCCCTGTTGAGGGTGGGCCAGGGCGCCATGCAGGTGGATAATGCCAGCTCCGGCGGCCTTTATATGCAGGTCGACGCCGTGACGGGCAAATTCGCTGCCCGGGCTTACGCTTTCGACGGTCGGGTCCATGAGAAGCATCCCGATACCGGTTTCGTTTTCGGGGATTATACGTTCCCGTACTGGGAGGAGTTATCCCGTTTTGTGACGCTTTCGGCCCAAAAGCTCAACAAGATTAAATACATCGGTTGGGATATCGCCTATACGCCGGACGGCCCTGTCGTGATCGAAGCCAACAACGGCCCCGGCGTCTCTATCTTGCAGGATAGCTACGGCGGACTGCGCGACGCCTTCGGCATCCGCAACCCGAAAGATTACTGGTTCGCTTCGAATTATGCGCTGAAAAACCTGTAA
- the gltX gene encoding glutamate--tRNA ligase has product MERKVRVRFAPSPTGPLHMGGVRTALYNYLFARQRGGDFILRIEDTDSHRFVPGAEAYIMEALKWCGITINEGVSEGGPHAPYRQSERKEIYLKYALQLVESGNAYYAFDTPEELNAIRAEAEAAGNTFAYNYEVRGKLATSLALPPDEVQRRIERGDQWVIRFRMPENEEVEMHDLIRGDVVVNTSTLDDKVLYKSADSLPTYHLANIVDDHLMEITHVIRGEEWLPSLPLHYLLYRAFGWSETQPDFAHLPLLLKPTGGGKLSKRDGDKMGFPVFPLRWVSPQGEVSHGYREDGYFPEAFINMLALLGWNPGTEQELFTMDELIAAFSLERVSKSGARFNPEKARWFNAQYLKQKSDAELAALFRPVLTEKGIEASDGKVEQVMGLMKERATFVSELWELTSFLFVAPDDYDPKAAAKFWKGDNPARIRGLRDLLATVTDFGKENTEKSVMEWIAANEYPTGQVMNAFRLAIIGKSTGPSMFEVCEILGRDETLRRLDAILTKLGTGENA; this is encoded by the coding sequence ATGGAACGCAAAGTAAGAGTCCGCTTCGCCCCGAGTCCCACCGGCCCGCTGCATATGGGCGGCGTACGCACGGCGCTGTACAACTACCTTTTCGCCCGCCAGCGAGGCGGTGATTTCATCCTGCGCATCGAAGACACCGACTCGCACCGTTTCGTGCCGGGCGCAGAAGCTTACATCATGGAAGCGCTCAAATGGTGCGGTATCACCATTAACGAAGGAGTCAGCGAAGGAGGCCCCCACGCCCCCTACCGCCAAAGTGAACGGAAAGAAATATACCTGAAATATGCCCTGCAACTGGTCGAATCGGGAAACGCCTATTATGCTTTCGACACGCCCGAAGAGCTCAATGCTATCCGCGCCGAAGCCGAAGCGGCGGGTAACACTTTCGCCTACAACTACGAAGTACGCGGAAAACTGGCCACCTCGCTGGCCCTCCCGCCCGACGAGGTACAGCGCCGCATCGAGCGTGGCGACCAATGGGTGATCCGTTTCCGAATGCCCGAAAACGAAGAGGTGGAGATGCACGACCTGATCCGCGGCGACGTGGTGGTGAACACCTCGACGCTCGACGACAAAGTACTCTATAAATCAGCTGACAGCCTGCCCACTTACCACCTCGCCAACATCGTGGACGACCACCTGATGGAAATTACCCATGTCATCCGCGGCGAAGAGTGGCTGCCGTCGCTGCCGTTGCACTACCTGCTCTACCGGGCCTTCGGTTGGAGCGAAACGCAACCCGATTTCGCACACCTGCCACTACTGCTGAAACCCACCGGAGGCGGCAAGCTCAGCAAACGCGACGGCGATAAGATGGGATTCCCGGTCTTTCCGCTGCGCTGGGTCTCTCCGCAGGGAGAGGTGTCGCACGGCTACCGGGAGGACGGCTATTTCCCGGAAGCGTTCATCAACATGCTCGCGCTGCTGGGCTGGAATCCAGGCACGGAACAGGAGCTGTTCACGATGGACGAGTTGATCGCGGCCTTCTCGCTGGAACGCGTAAGCAAGAGCGGTGCACGGTTCAACCCTGAAAAAGCCCGCTGGTTCAATGCCCAATACCTCAAACAGAAATCAGACGCGGAACTGGCCGCCCTGTTCCGCCCGGTACTGACCGAAAAGGGTATCGAGGCTTCCGACGGGAAAGTCGAACAGGTGATGGGCCTGATGAAAGAACGCGCCACGTTCGTCAGCGAACTGTGGGAGCTGACCTCATTCCTGTTCGTCGCCCCGGACGATTACGATCCCAAGGCTGCCGCCAAGTTCTGGAAAGGCGACAACCCGGCCCGCATCCGGGGGCTGCGCGACCTGCTCGCAACCGTTACGGACTTCGGAAAGGAAAACACCGAAAAGAGCGTAATGGAATGGATCGCGGCAAACGAATATCCGACCGGACAGGTGATGAATGCGTTCCGACTCGCAATCATCGGCAAAAGTACAGGACCCAGCATGTTCGAAGTGTGTGAGATTCTCGGCCGTGACGAAACGCTCCGCAGGCTCGACGCCATCCTCACCAAACTGGGCACAGGGGAAAATGCCTAA